Proteins found in one Salvia splendens isolate huo1 chromosome 10, SspV2, whole genome shotgun sequence genomic segment:
- the LOC121753371 gene encoding mediator of RNA polymerase II transcription subunit 20a-like, producing the protein MPIKWILHWHPNPGTTVNTQILSEVSQCAESINGVKEGRWKTTLSFYKAMAREQSIVNEFPRDFVGISLAEQPGKYFLVIRGQRLVVEAESSIQMIMEKLQSYKTRVALNFEGNQYQLGDFQLRVGKVVPMNSENLRGIVMEMEYVPISSWEKSREVMADFFELWQEALSKRSLPGHFVHNEPNFADYGLSDQYGMQHTAIQYANITAQIVATSQLQPPRN; encoded by the exons ATGCCCATCAAATG GATTTTGCACTGGCATCCGAATCCGGGAACGACGGTGAACACCCAAATCCTCTCAGAAGTATCTCAGTGCGCTGAGAGCATCAATGGCGTTAAAGAAGGCCGCTGGAAAACCACTCTCAGTTTCTACAAAGCCATGGCCAGAG AACAATCTATTGTGAATGAATTTCCTCGTGATTTTGTGGGGATCTCACTTGCGGAGCAGCCCGGCAAATATTTCTTAGTAATTAGAGGTCAGCGTCTTGTTGTGGAGGCGGAGTCGAGTATTCAGATGATAATGGAGAAACTGCAGTCGTATAAAACACGAGTTGCACTTAATTTCGAG GGAAACCAGTATCAACTTGGCGACTTTCAGTTGCGAGTGGGGAAGGTGGTCCCGATGAACTCGGAGAATTTGAGGGGCATAGTTATGGAG ATGGAGTATGTACCGATTTCATCGTGGGAGAAATCACGCGAAGTCATGGCTGATTTCTTTGAACTTTGGCAGGAAGCTCTTTCAAAAAGATCGTTACCGGGTCATTTTGTACACAACGAACCAAACTTTGCAGATTATGGCCTCTCTGATCAATACGGGATGCAGCATACAGCAATTCAGTATGCCAATATCACTGCTCAAATTGTAGCAACTTCTCAGTTACAGCCCCCCAGAAACTAA